The genomic stretch ACCAGACTCCAATCCAGATGGTAATGTTTCTGTTCCTTTTTGACCGCCTTGATTTTCGGCGTACCAAACGGTGCCAAGCGAAAGAAAACATAGAATCGTTCGAAGATATCCAGCCAGCGACTCACGGTTTTGTGGTTTAGCTGCAGATCTTCGCGCAGCCCATTGATGGACAGCGGACTGCCCACAAGATCTGGCAGGCGCAACAGCAGCAATTCGAGGTGGCCTAGATCGCGCACGCCTTCCACCGTCGTGATTTCTTCACGCAGCAAGCGAGTGCGATACTCCTGCGACCAACGACGCGCTTCGACGGTGTCCTGACCGAAGAAGGGCTCCGGAAAGCCGCCGTACTGCAACAGATCGCGCAGCGCCGTCGAGGTGCCCCCCAACTCGGCGACCGACAACGGATGCATCCGCAGATAATGATACCGTCCCTGCAAGGAATCCCCACTGTACCGATACCAATCGAGCCGCGCGCTTCCGGTGACCAAGACCTGATAATAGCGTCTGTGCTCGTCGTAGAGTCCCTTCAGATAATTGCGCCAGCCGCGATATTTGTGCAGCTCGTCGAAGACGATCAGTCCTGCGCGGGTCGGCCATTCACGCCGTAAGATGCGCTCCCGATGCGCCGCAATATCCCAGTTTAAATACAGCCCCGTCTTACCGATGAAGCGCTGTGCCAGGGTCGTCTTCCCAACCTGGCGCGCGCCCCCCAAAAACACCATTTTCCGAGCCAGATCCCGACGAATTTGTGCGGCACAATAACGTTCGCGCATATGTTAGTAATTTATACCATAGAGTAAAAAAATGCGAAGTTTTTTATACTATTGGATAAAATACAACTATCACCATTCCATTCCACGACACGGCTGGCTCGGGAATAAATGTGGAAACCGTCGGGCGCGAGGCGGAATGATGGCGGTCGCAGTGCCGCGTTACCACGGGTACGGCGTGGGGGCCGTGTTGGCTTGGAGATTCACCCAGCTCGTCTGCGCGAGCTGGTCGAAGTGTTCATCCCACGTCGCCTCGGCACATGCCCACGCCTGCTCCACACACATCGTCCGCAGCTCGGCGATGAAGGCCTCGATTCCGACCTCCTGCGTCACCCCCGTTTCGTTCAGATGGGCGAGCACCGCCAAGAGGCCGGAGAAGGTCCAACCGAGCTGATCGGTCCCGTCGAGGAGCGTCTGCGTGAAGTCGTAGTAGTACGTGGTCGTCGTCCCGGTGGTGATCGGCTTGATCTGGAAATGTTCCGTCTGGGCCGCGTGGCTGTCGATCGCCGTATCCAGCAGGTCCACGAGGACGGCGGCCACGTTCCCCTCGTTCGTATCGTCCAATGGGTTGATCGTTCGCGTCTCGGCCTCCACATACATCACATAGGCGTTATCGTTGTATTCCGGCAGGACGTAGTTGGCGACGCTGTACTCGTAGAAATCGGCCCATCCCTCGATGAAGGCGGCCGCGGGATATTCCTGGCTCTCGGTATTATGCCAGCAGCCATCACCCTCGGTGTAATTCGTGGCCTGTGCCTCCACCCAGCAGTAGCCCGGATTCGGGATGGTGACGAGCCGCTGTTGGATGACGTGCCCATATTCGTGGTAGATCGTGCCGTGATCATCCAGCCACTTGCTGAAATTGATCCGCATCGTCGAGGCTGAGGCGTTCGACATCCCATCCGCCAGGGGATTCCCGGACGGATCGGTCACGATCTTTCCGCCGGCGATCTTGTAGTTCGGCCAGATCACGGTCAGCGGATCGTCCTGCGTCCAGCCGCCATCGGTGCCATACATCCAGGCCTCTTCCACCGAGGTGAAGACGTGGGCCGCCTGGTGGCTGAGCGTCCCGTAGACCGGGGCCATCGCACCGAAATCGAGGGCGCCGCTCTGGGTCGGGTTGAACGGGAGCGCGGCCGATTGCATCTGGTAGGGTTTCCCGAGGACATCTTTCATCCGCCACAGGTTGTTCTGCAGCGTGAAGAGCAACGTGAGCGTGGCGGGTTCATTCTTGGCCTTCTGGATCTCCAGCTGATGGATGATCGCGCCGTTGGTATGCGTGATCCCATAGCCGACGATCTTCTGCTTCCCCCCTTGCTTGATGACGACGGCGTACGGGACGTTGGCGAGCGGGCGGAAGTGGTCGTCCGGCAGCGGAAACGGGACGAGCGCTGCGTCGCGTTCATCGAAGAACGAGAGATTGCCGCTGATCTGCTGTTCCGCGGCCTGCGCGACGCCGAGCCCAACGATCCCGAGGAAGGTGCTGCACCGCAGCAGGGTTCGGCCAATCTGGAGAAGTGTCGTCGATAACATAATCAGCTCCGTTCCTGTCCGTTACGGCGTGACCAAATACGGCGGCGGAAGTTCCGTTCCGCCGCCGGCCGGCGTGGGTGCAAGGCCCTGCTCCTGATACACCGTCATCGGCACCAGCGCCGGGAGCGGCGCGCGTTCCGGCGCCTGATCGAGATCTGCAATCACCGTCCGTTGGGGCGCGCCGCCCGAGGGACGGGCGCTCCCCGCCGGAATCGCAACCAGCGCGTTCGGATTAGTGAGGAGCGGAATCGAGCTGCCGGCGGCCGTGCGCACCGTGGCGCGATCCACACCGACATTGAGTTCGTGCGGTCGATAGATGACGAGTTGCTCGCGCCCAGTCGTGCGGCTGATGAACAGCGTTGCACTCGTGGCGCGCGCGGCGGAGTCCGTTTCGTCGATCGGCCGGACCTGGACCTGGACCATACTATGCGTGGGCAGCGTGCCGAGGGGGATGAGTCTGAGGGTCAATTGTCGTGCATCGGTCGCGGGGAGTTCCACGGTCCCCTCCAGACGCTGCGCGCCGAAGGCCATCTCCCGCGTGGTCAGATCGATGTTGCCGCCCTCCGCCACGTCAAGTGACGGTGAGGTGACCGCCAGCCCAGGACCGACGGTCACGGCCATGGCCAGGACTTGCGCCGTCGCGACGCGGGACACGACGGTGATCGCGATCGGGATGGCCTCGCCGACGCGAATCAACGGGGTCACGACCTGCAACGTGGCCTCGATCGGGGCGGGGGGTGTGGTGGCGAAGGCGGGGCCGGCGAGCAGGAGCCAGAGCAAGCTGCTAGTGCCGACGATACAGCGAGCTCTCAATCTTCGGCATTGCATACATACCTCCTAATGATAAGTGTAAGAGGTGCGGGCCGAGCTGAAGAGTGGAAAACGGTGTTTCCCGCAGATTCCGTTCTCTATTGTGTACGGGGTATTAAAGTGCGGCGACGCAACATTTTCCGAGTTTTGCCGATAATAACAGTGCATGGTTAGCGTGCATCGAAAAGGTCCTCACGGTCTTCCTGCGACGTCGTCCCGTGGCGTGGCGCAGGCGCCGCGAGTGGCCGTTTCGGGGAGGCACGCGGAGGTCGCGGCGCCGCTCGACGGCGGACAAGGCACAGCGGG from Deltaproteobacteria bacterium encodes the following:
- a CDS encoding ATP-binding protein, whose translation is MRERYCAAQIRRDLARKMVFLGGARQVGKTTLAQRFIGKTGLYLNWDIAAHRERILRREWPTRAGLIVFDELHKYRGWRNYLKGLYDEHRRYYQVLVTGSARLDWYRYSGDSLQGRYHYLRMHPLSVAELGGTSTALRDLLQYGGFPEPFFGQDTVEARRWSQEYRTRLLREEITTVEGVRDLGHLELLLLRLPDLVGSPLSINGLREDLQLNHKTVSRWLDIFERFYVFFRLAPFGTPKIKAVKKEQKHYHLDWSLVRDPGARFENLVACHLRKWVDWQVDTKGRAMELRYVREVTGREVDFVILEDQRPLQFIEVKRTESPINPLLITLKRKFPSSEALQIHGEGRTAYRSPDGVQVQPAIELLKTLV